A DNA window from Meiothermus cerbereus DSM 11376 contains the following coding sequences:
- a CDS encoding ABC transporter substrate-binding protein, giving the protein MRKLWLTLILALGSLAMAQSGKLEIFSWWAGDEGPALQALIDLYKKRYPNVEVINATVTGGAGVNAKAVLKTRMLGGDPPDSFQVHAGQELTGTWVVADRMEDLTALFNQEGWMNRFPKGLIDLISYKGKIYSVPVNIHRSNVMWYVPAKLREWGVQPPKTWAEFLTVCQTLKGKGLEAPLALGENWTQQHLWESVALGVLGAADYANLWSGKLRFTDPKAVAVWNTFGRVLDCANKDAAGLSWQQAVDRVLEGQAAFNIMGDWAAGYMTTTKGLKPGEGFGWAPAPGTAGVFMMLSDSFGLPKGVKNRTNAINWLRLVGSKEGQDAFNPLKGSIAARTDSDPSKYNAYLQSAMRDWKSNRIVGSLVHGAVAPESFMSQFGTVMEIYLSSRNAQAAANAAQAIANQVRLGQ; this is encoded by the coding sequence ATGCGAAAACTATGGCTCACATTGATTTTGGCCCTGGGTTCACTGGCCATGGCCCAGTCGGGAAAGCTGGAGATTTTCTCCTGGTGGGCCGGGGACGAAGGCCCCGCTCTGCAAGCCCTGATTGACCTGTACAAGAAGCGCTACCCCAACGTTGAGGTGATCAACGCCACCGTTACCGGCGGCGCGGGCGTTAACGCCAAGGCCGTGCTCAAGACCCGCATGCTGGGCGGCGACCCCCCCGATAGCTTCCAGGTACACGCCGGACAGGAGCTCACCGGCACCTGGGTGGTGGCCGACCGCATGGAAGACCTGACCGCCCTGTTTAATCAGGAAGGCTGGATGAACCGCTTCCCCAAGGGGCTCATTGACCTGATCTCCTACAAGGGCAAGATTTACAGCGTGCCGGTCAACATCCACCGCTCCAACGTAATGTGGTACGTTCCGGCCAAGCTGCGCGAGTGGGGTGTGCAGCCGCCCAAAACCTGGGCCGAGTTCCTCACCGTCTGCCAGACCCTCAAGGGCAAAGGCCTCGAGGCCCCCCTGGCCCTGGGTGAAAACTGGACGCAGCAACACCTGTGGGAGTCGGTGGCGTTGGGGGTGCTGGGCGCTGCCGACTACGCCAACCTCTGGAGCGGCAAGCTGCGCTTTACCGACCCCAAGGCAGTCGCGGTGTGGAACACCTTCGGGCGCGTGCTGGACTGCGCCAACAAGGACGCCGCTGGCCTCTCCTGGCAGCAAGCGGTAGACCGGGTGCTCGAGGGCCAGGCCGCCTTTAACATCATGGGTGACTGGGCCGCCGGCTACATGACCACCACCAAGGGCCTCAAGCCCGGCGAGGGCTTCGGCTGGGCCCCCGCCCCCGGTACCGCCGGCGTGTTCATGATGCTCTCCGACTCCTTCGGACTGCCCAAGGGCGTGAAAAACCGCACCAACGCAATCAACTGGCTGCGGCTGGTAGGCTCCAAGGAAGGGCAGGACGCCTTCAACCCGCTCAAAGGTTCGATTGCTGCCCGCACCGACTCCGACCCCAGCAAATACAACGCCTACCTGCAGTCCGCCATGCGCGACTGGAAATCCAACCGCATCGTGGGTTCGCTGGTGCACGGCGCAGTGGCTCCGGAATCCTTCATGAGCCAGTTCGGCACCGTGATGGAAATCTACCTCTCGAGCCGCAACGCCCAGGCCGCGGCCAACGCCGCACAGGCCATCGCCAACCAGGTTCGTTTGGGCCAGTAA
- a CDS encoding carbohydrate ABC transporter permease, which translates to MRWFQNKDTLYGFLVILPSLVLLAVFVYGFIFQTFHISLTDWGKDPAQALSANPQIRFIGFENYRELFTGFIDARFRQDLFNTFFFTLFFILGCLGVGLGLAIVLDRSPRGEGFFRTIFLFPMSLSFIVTGTIWRWMLQPQGGVNQLPTLVGLPKGEFAWLTSREQIWQVSWNDVPFITALVVGLVLIFIAVGAFRGGERRRGYIASGSAALLFLWAFTLGRSLQPLPYDELHGFNLAFIGIILAAVWQMSGYTMALYLAGLRGIPEELREAARVDGASEWQLYQRIILPLLAPITLSAMIILGHISLKIFDLIFAMAGADNAPTDVPALLMYLTTFRANQIAKGAAIGMILLLLVAAVIVPYLYSQLKSEVRR; encoded by the coding sequence ATGCGCTGGTTCCAAAACAAAGATACCCTGTACGGCTTCCTGGTGATTCTGCCCTCGCTGGTGCTGCTGGCAGTCTTTGTGTATGGCTTTATCTTTCAGACTTTCCATATCTCCCTCACCGACTGGGGCAAAGACCCCGCCCAGGCCCTCTCGGCCAACCCCCAGATTCGCTTCATCGGCTTTGAAAACTACCGCGAGCTGTTTACCGGCTTCATCGATGCCCGCTTCCGCCAGGATTTGTTCAACACCTTTTTCTTCACCCTGTTTTTTATCCTGGGCTGCCTGGGCGTAGGGCTGGGGCTGGCCATCGTGCTGGACCGAAGCCCCAGGGGCGAAGGGTTTTTCCGCACCATCTTTTTGTTCCCCATGTCGCTGTCGTTCATCGTCACCGGCACCATCTGGCGCTGGATGCTGCAACCGCAGGGGGGCGTCAACCAGCTACCCACCCTGGTGGGACTGCCCAAAGGCGAGTTTGCCTGGCTCACCAGCCGTGAGCAGATCTGGCAGGTTAGCTGGAACGATGTACCCTTCATCACGGCCCTGGTGGTGGGTCTGGTGCTTATATTCATCGCTGTTGGAGCCTTCCGCGGGGGTGAGCGGCGGCGGGGCTACATTGCCTCCGGCTCGGCAGCCCTGCTCTTTCTTTGGGCCTTCACGCTGGGCCGCTCTCTGCAACCCCTCCCCTACGACGAGCTTCACGGCTTCAACCTGGCCTTTATCGGCATCATCCTGGCCGCGGTCTGGCAGATGTCGGGCTACACCATGGCCCTCTACCTGGCCGGGCTGCGCGGCATCCCCGAGGAGCTGCGCGAAGCTGCCCGGGTAGACGGGGCTTCGGAGTGGCAACTCTACCAGCGCATCATCCTCCCACTGCTGGCCCCCATCACCCTTTCGGCCATGATTATCCTGGGCCACATCAGCCTGAAAATTTTCGACCTGATCTTCGCCATGGCCGGGGCCGACAATGCCCCCACCGATGTACCGGCCCTGCTGATGTACCTGACCACCTTCCGCGCCAACCAGATCGCCAAAGGCGCCGCCATCGGGATGATTCTGCTGCTCTTAGTTGCGGCGGTAATTGTGCCCTACCTGTACAGCCAGCTCAAAAGCGAGGTGCGGCGATGA
- the dtd gene encoding D-aminoacyl-tRNA deacylase: protein MRAVIQRVSQARVEVESQTVGQIGPGLLVLLGVGRGDTLEDAVYLAHKIAALRVFADEEGKMNRALAEVGGEVLVVSQFTLYGDTRKGNRPSFVGAAPPDEGKRLYERFCDLLAGQGLHVETGVFQAHMEVHLTNDGPVTLWLDSSQRLQPRRL from the coding sequence ATGCGTGCCGTGATTCAACGGGTTTCTCAGGCCAGGGTCGAGGTAGAAAGCCAGACTGTGGGGCAGATTGGGCCCGGGCTGCTGGTGCTGCTGGGCGTAGGCCGGGGCGACACCCTGGAGGATGCCGTCTACCTGGCCCACAAGATCGCCGCTTTGCGGGTTTTTGCTGACGAAGAAGGCAAAATGAACCGAGCGCTGGCCGAGGTGGGGGGCGAGGTACTGGTGGTGTCGCAGTTCACCCTCTACGGCGATACCCGCAAGGGCAACCGTCCCAGCTTTGTGGGGGCAGCGCCCCCGGATGAGGGTAAACGCCTGTACGAACGCTTTTGCGACCTGCTGGCAGGGCAAGGGCTGCATGTGGAAACCGGGGTCTTTCAGGCCCACATGGAAGTACACCTGACCAACGACGGCCCCGTAACCCTCTGGCTCGACTCTTCGCAGCGGCTTCAGCCCAGACGACTATAA
- a CDS encoding ROK family transcriptional regulator, whose translation MARNAPLDQQAIKRLNRRLILEALRRSGPLSRAALARAVGLTKSTVSSLVQEMLEEGLLDEGNQHKPGLGRPGTELEFSPQHTLALGVELGVENTQIVLLDLSNKIHGEWDWVESPHTPLAERLSKVAEQVRARLSNPAELLGVGLAIPGVVSGRKLIYAPGPGWRNEQPAEMLEALLKVPTLVENDANAAALGETFWGENQSPLVYVVMTTGLGTGLVVDGQVYRGRLGAAGELGHWLTGQPYSRSRAGDVEDTLSLRAMVERYQAASNRQEGFWGILQRAEQQDPYALQALQNLAYELGRFVVNLCVAFDPAVVVLGGAGAEAWKWLEAPLRQTIRNLAFIPEHAEIPVKPSAFGHLAPAMGAAALVLQRFLANGGTREWSPPISPLGGRATIGVSRS comes from the coding sequence ATGGCCCGCAACGCTCCCCTTGACCAGCAAGCCATCAAGCGGCTCAACCGCCGCCTGATTCTGGAGGCTTTGCGCCGCAGTGGGCCGCTAAGCCGGGCCGCGCTGGCGCGGGCGGTGGGCCTCACCAAAAGCACGGTTTCCTCGCTGGTGCAGGAGATGCTGGAGGAGGGTCTGCTGGATGAAGGCAACCAGCACAAGCCTGGCCTGGGCCGGCCAGGAACCGAGCTCGAGTTTTCCCCCCAGCACACCCTGGCCTTAGGCGTCGAGCTGGGCGTGGAGAATACCCAGATTGTGCTGCTCGACCTGAGCAACAAGATTCACGGCGAGTGGGACTGGGTCGAAAGCCCCCATACCCCGCTGGCTGAGCGGCTATCCAAAGTGGCCGAGCAGGTACGAGCCCGGCTCTCCAACCCCGCCGAGTTGCTGGGGGTGGGGCTGGCCATCCCTGGGGTGGTCAGCGGGCGCAAGCTGATCTATGCCCCGGGCCCCGGCTGGCGCAACGAGCAGCCTGCGGAGATGCTCGAGGCCCTTCTAAAAGTGCCTACCCTGGTAGAAAACGACGCCAACGCCGCCGCCCTGGGCGAGACTTTTTGGGGCGAGAACCAGAGCCCGCTGGTCTACGTGGTCATGACCACGGGCCTGGGTACGGGGCTGGTGGTGGACGGTCAGGTCTACCGGGGCCGTCTGGGGGCCGCCGGCGAGCTGGGCCACTGGCTCACCGGCCAGCCCTACAGTCGCAGCCGTGCAGGGGACGTAGAAGACACCCTCTCACTGCGGGCCATGGTAGAGCGCTACCAGGCGGCCAGCAACCGCCAAGAAGGCTTCTGGGGCATCCTGCAGCGGGCCGAGCAGCAAGACCCCTACGCCCTGCAAGCTCTGCAAAACCTGGCCTACGAACTGGGGCGCTTTGTGGTGAACCTGTGCGTCGCCTTCGATCCCGCGGTGGTGGTGCTGGGTGGGGCTGGGGCCGAAGCCTGGAAGTGGCTCGAGGCCCCCCTGCGCCAGACCATCCGCAACCTCGCTTTTATCCCCGAACACGCCGAAATACCGGTAAAACCCAGCGCGTTCGGACATCTAGCTCCGGCTATGGGCGCAGCAGCTCTGGTGCTGCAGCGCTTTTTAGCAAATGGTGGAACCAGGGAGTGGAGCCCGCCAATCTCCCCCCTGGGTGGTCGGGCAACCATTGGCGTATCGCGCAGTTAA
- a CDS encoding DegV family protein: MERTAFVADSTLGLSPQEALERDIYLVPQQVIIEGQSYRDFVEITPSQVIEAQLAGKKVSTSQISATDLEALYSNLLEKFDRIVSVHVSSKLSGTCSTARMVAEKFGGRVKVIDSLTLNGGLSFVIEEARRKLAAGVSWDRLEEAIAPLAQRIRGFVLPATLEYLHRGGRIGGLQHFIGSLLKLLPVLEVRDGLVRPLERARGWHKGLQQMAEAFRKAFPEGARVVLAHAYNSQGVEELRRLISQEGVVVEDVRECGPAVAAHTGPGTVALFAAPR; encoded by the coding sequence ATGGAACGTACCGCCTTTGTGGCCGATTCGACCCTGGGCCTCTCCCCGCAAGAAGCCCTCGAGCGGGACATCTACCTGGTTCCTCAGCAGGTCATCATCGAGGGTCAGAGTTACCGCGACTTTGTAGAGATCACCCCCAGCCAGGTTATAGAGGCCCAGCTTGCTGGCAAAAAGGTGAGCACCAGCCAGATTTCGGCAACAGATCTGGAGGCGCTGTATAGCAATTTGCTAGAAAAATTCGACCGCATAGTTTCGGTGCACGTCTCCAGCAAGCTCTCGGGTACCTGTTCGACCGCCCGCATGGTAGCCGAAAAATTTGGCGGCCGCGTTAAGGTGATTGACAGCCTGACCCTGAACGGAGGGCTTTCGTTCGTGATTGAGGAGGCCCGGCGCAAGCTTGCGGCCGGGGTATCCTGGGATCGGCTGGAAGAGGCCATCGCCCCGCTGGCGCAGCGCATCCGCGGCTTTGTGTTGCCAGCTACGCTGGAGTATTTGCACCGGGGCGGGCGGATTGGCGGCCTGCAGCATTTCATCGGCTCACTCCTGAAGCTCTTACCGGTGCTGGAGGTGCGGGATGGGCTGGTGCGGCCCCTCGAGCGGGCCCGGGGCTGGCACAAGGGCCTGCAGCAAATGGCCGAGGCCTTCCGCAAAGCCTTTCCTGAAGGGGCCCGGGTAGTGCTGGCCCACGCCTACAACTCCCAGGGGGTGGAGGAACTGCGCCGGCTCATCAGCCAGGAGGGTGTGGTCGTCGAGGATGTGCGTGAGTGTGGCCCGGCGGTGGCCGCCCACACCGGCCCCGGCACGGTGGCCCTGTTTGCTGCTCCGCGCTAA
- a CDS encoding carbohydrate ABC transporter permease: protein MIGRIVQYGILFIATLFFLLPVYLVIVTALKEPAAITLKDTWRLPERWYWESFAQAWTAFLPKLQNSFVLTISATILSALLGSLNGYVLAKWRFPGANIVFPLMLFGMFIPYQAVLIPLFQFIREIGLGGSLWGLVLVHVVYGLPITTLIFRNYYAEIPDEMIEAGRIDGAGFFGIYSRIVFPLSLPGFVVVIIWQFTQIWNEFLFAVTLVSSPANQPITVALAQLAGGEAVKWNLPMAGALLAALPTLLVYIFLGRYFIRGLLAGSVKG, encoded by the coding sequence ATGATTGGGCGCATCGTACAGTACGGCATTTTGTTTATCGCCACGCTGTTTTTCTTGCTGCCGGTGTATCTAGTGATTGTGACCGCCCTCAAAGAACCCGCCGCCATCACCCTCAAGGACACCTGGCGGCTACCCGAGCGCTGGTACTGGGAGAGCTTTGCCCAGGCCTGGACGGCCTTTTTACCCAAACTGCAAAACAGCTTCGTGCTGACCATCAGCGCCACCATCCTCTCGGCCTTGCTGGGCTCACTCAACGGCTACGTGCTGGCCAAGTGGCGCTTTCCTGGGGCCAACATTGTGTTCCCGCTCATGCTTTTTGGCATGTTTATCCCCTACCAGGCAGTGCTGATTCCTTTGTTCCAGTTCATCCGCGAGATTGGACTGGGAGGCTCCTTGTGGGGGCTGGTGCTGGTGCACGTGGTGTATGGGCTGCCCATCACCACCCTGATCTTCCGCAACTACTACGCCGAAATCCCCGACGAGATGATCGAGGCCGGACGCATAGACGGCGCGGGGTTCTTCGGCATCTATAGCCGCATCGTCTTCCCCCTATCGCTGCCGGGTTTTGTGGTGGTGATTATCTGGCAGTTTACACAGATTTGGAACGAGTTTTTGTTCGCCGTAACCCTGGTCAGCAGTCCCGCCAACCAGCCCATCACGGTCGCACTGGCCCAGCTCGCGGGCGGCGAGGCAGTCAAGTGGAACTTGCCCATGGCTGGCGCGTTGCTGGCGGCCCTGCCCACTTTGCTGGTGTATATCTTCCTGGGCCGCTACTTTATCCGGGGGCTTTTGGCGGGGTCGGTGAAGGGGTAG
- a CDS encoding peptidoglycan-binding domain-containing protein produces MRNHLTFLLIALGLLLFPQALAQASFYARPLSLQNSRLKGEDVYSVQSFLLNAGYPEVGELDRIYGPRTWQAVINFQEIEGVQGDPKGTVGPNTWVAMFYSGSLKVPLFSRPLQLQNPRLQGTSVRTLQQRLLELGYREVGEADGFFGPKTQAAVVAFQRRLSSASGVRVRTDGVVDSVTWANLFSDFAPEKR; encoded by the coding sequence GTGCGAAACCATCTCACCTTTCTGCTCATCGCCCTTGGCCTTTTGCTGTTTCCGCAAGCCCTGGCCCAGGCCAGCTTCTACGCCCGCCCCCTTAGCCTACAAAACAGCCGATTGAAAGGTGAGGACGTCTATAGCGTGCAGAGCTTCCTGCTCAATGCCGGCTATCCCGAAGTGGGCGAACTCGACCGTATCTACGGCCCCCGCACCTGGCAGGCGGTGATCAACTTCCAGGAGATCGAAGGGGTGCAGGGTGACCCCAAGGGCACGGTGGGGCCCAACACCTGGGTAGCCATGTTTTACAGCGGAAGCCTCAAAGTCCCCCTGTTCTCGCGCCCTTTGCAACTGCAAAACCCCCGCCTGCAAGGTACTTCGGTGCGCACCCTGCAGCAACGTTTGCTCGAGCTCGGCTACCGCGAGGTGGGTGAGGCCGATGGGTTTTTTGGGCCCAAGACCCAGGCTGCGGTGGTGGCCTTTCAGCGCCGGCTATCCAGCGCAAGCGGAGTCAGGGTACGCACCGATGGGGTGGTGGACAGTGTAACCTGGGCCAACCTCTTCAGCGACTTTGCCCCTGAAAAAAGGTAG
- a CDS encoding DUF6636 domain-containing protein, which yields MKRWIVLAFLLSVGLAQGYFELGGFKTPSGNIHCFAYADRLTQEAVLRCDLLKNQARLPAKPKDCQLDWGNAFGLGERGKAQRLCVGDTVADPRLPVLAYGKVWSEGGFRCEVTPARLRCTNRDKRGFELARAAQKLF from the coding sequence GTGAAAAGATGGATTGTTCTGGCTTTTTTACTCTCTGTCGGCCTGGCCCAGGGCTACTTTGAGCTGGGGGGCTTCAAAACCCCTTCGGGCAACATCCACTGCTTTGCCTATGCCGACCGGCTCACCCAGGAGGCGGTGCTGCGCTGCGACCTGCTCAAAAACCAGGCCCGCCTTCCGGCCAAACCCAAAGACTGCCAACTCGACTGGGGCAACGCCTTTGGCCTAGGCGAACGGGGTAAAGCCCAGCGGCTTTGCGTAGGCGATACTGTGGCCGACCCCCGCTTGCCCGTGCTGGCCTATGGCAAGGTCTGGAGCGAGGGCGGTTTCCGCTGCGAAGTAACCCCGGCCCGCCTGCGCTGCACCAACCGGGATAAGCGGGGTTTTGAGCTGGCTCGAGCCGCCCAGAAGCTGTTTTAG
- a CDS encoding DegV family protein, with the protein MRIAIVTDSTSDLQTRAAEMGVEVVPLYVNFKGKIHKDWVEITPSDIFEGVKAGAGMPSTSQPSPVDFKAAYERALQHADHVLSIHISSKLSGTVQSAQLASQEFPGKVTVFDTLAASMGIGMMVERAKEMLDQGADLLQVLVELERIRSDHIVRFTLATLDYLKKNGRIGGAQALLGSLLGIKPILTLKEGRVEAAGRARGEKKALAEMVEALKTWSAGRQKIRIYYLYNAEEGDVAAFKAAVQAAGLPLEERVTSSIGGVISTHTGPGVYGFYAYSL; encoded by the coding sequence ATGAGAATAGCCATCGTAACCGACTCCACTTCCGACCTACAAACCCGTGCTGCCGAGATGGGCGTCGAGGTAGTTCCTCTATACGTCAATTTCAAGGGCAAAATCCACAAAGACTGGGTCGAGATCACCCCCAGCGATATCTTCGAAGGGGTCAAGGCCGGGGCCGGGATGCCCAGCACCAGCCAGCCCTCCCCGGTCGATTTCAAAGCTGCCTACGAACGGGCCTTGCAGCACGCCGACCATGTGCTCTCGATCCACATCTCTTCCAAGCTTTCCGGCACCGTGCAATCGGCCCAGCTCGCCAGCCAGGAGTTTCCAGGAAAAGTTACTGTCTTCGATACCCTGGCCGCCAGCATGGGTATTGGGATGATGGTCGAGCGGGCCAAAGAGATGCTGGATCAGGGGGCCGATCTGCTGCAAGTGCTGGTGGAGCTCGAGCGCATCCGCTCCGACCACATCGTGCGCTTTACCCTGGCCACCCTGGACTACCTCAAGAAAAACGGGCGCATCGGTGGGGCCCAGGCCCTTCTGGGCAGCCTGCTGGGCATCAAGCCCATCCTGACCCTCAAAGAAGGCCGGGTAGAGGCAGCAGGCCGGGCCCGGGGCGAGAAAAAGGCCCTGGCCGAGATGGTCGAAGCCCTCAAAACCTGGTCTGCAGGCCGTCAAAAAATCCGCATCTACTACCTCTACAACGCCGAGGAAGGCGATGTGGCCGCCTTCAAAGCGGCGGTGCAGGCTGCCGGGCTGCCCCTGGAGGAACGGGTTACCAGCAGCATCGGCGGGGTAATCTCGACCCATACCGGGCCGGGGGTGTACGGGTTTTATGCCTACAGCCTGTAG
- a CDS encoding TRM11 family SAM-dependent methyltransferase produces the protein MNKLCPFCNTAIETSLVRHIKSEHGEDTLRKAVLADKRNGTPDVEIGDKYGISFSYLERVITQEYGTNISTITRRKSKITQWEPKGFQLETTTVWSFKNRGKWATHDGRYRGNWSPYIPRNLILRYSQPHEVVLDYFSGGGTTAVEAKLLTRRCIARDINPDALALTKENLDFQLPQDMFSGNGHFPIQIELGDARDLSSIEDESIDLICAHPPYAGIISYSANAVDGDLSTLCVPEFIDEMQKVARESYRVLKAGRQCAILIGDSRKSKHIVPIGFLTIRAFLNAGFVLRELIIKRQHNCKTTGFWYSNSIRYNFLLLAHEFLPVFEKPARSRTIAETRQLSWLSDIETQKVEEAIERVEREQLETTSVWIFPARQMQAEIRRNLLGRFAKAGGSILEIDPDRKVEPRANGAHHTLAYIHHHSNYNLASQGYLDLLEMAVAKATQCLERDGFCVVETRDFRKDGVLIPMGLLAFERLQKSGLELREIVIATSEENRPFEPPSEGYLGIAHKYLLIYRKP, from the coding sequence GTGAATAAACTTTGCCCGTTTTGTAATACAGCAATCGAAACTTCGCTTGTTCGCCATATTAAATCAGAACATGGCGAAGATACTTTGCGTAAAGCCGTTCTAGCGGACAAACGCAATGGCACACCTGATGTGGAAATTGGTGATAAATACGGTATCTCGTTCAGTTATCTTGAACGAGTCATCACCCAGGAATACGGAACCAACATAAGCACCATTACTCGCCGAAAGTCTAAGATAACACAATGGGAGCCAAAGGGTTTTCAGCTAGAGACAACCACTGTTTGGAGTTTCAAGAATCGGGGCAAGTGGGCGACCCACGACGGACGCTATCGTGGGAACTGGTCTCCATACATTCCACGCAATCTTATCTTGCGGTATTCACAACCGCATGAAGTCGTGCTGGACTATTTTAGTGGCGGGGGAACGACTGCTGTAGAAGCGAAGCTTCTAACTCGTCGCTGTATCGCACGTGATATTAATCCAGACGCATTAGCGTTGACGAAAGAAAACCTTGATTTCCAATTGCCCCAAGATATGTTTTCAGGCAATGGACACTTCCCCATCCAAATCGAACTTGGTGATGCGAGAGACTTGTCCTCTATCGAAGACGAATCCATTGATTTGATTTGTGCTCACCCGCCATACGCTGGCATTATTAGTTACAGCGCAAATGCGGTTGACGGCGATCTCTCTACACTTTGTGTTCCTGAATTCATAGACGAAATGCAAAAGGTAGCCCGCGAGAGTTACCGCGTGCTTAAGGCAGGGCGGCAGTGCGCAATCCTGATAGGCGACTCGCGAAAGTCCAAACACATTGTGCCCATTGGTTTCCTGACCATACGCGCTTTTCTGAATGCTGGCTTTGTTCTCCGAGAGTTAATCATCAAACGTCAGCATAATTGCAAGACAACAGGGTTTTGGTATTCCAACAGCATTCGCTACAACTTTCTTTTGCTGGCACATGAATTTCTCCCCGTTTTTGAGAAGCCTGCCAGATCGAGAACCATCGCGGAGACCAGACAACTTAGTTGGCTAAGTGATATTGAAACTCAGAAAGTTGAAGAAGCTATAGAACGAGTAGAGAGAGAGCAATTAGAAACAACCAGCGTTTGGATATTTCCTGCCCGCCAAATGCAAGCAGAGATTCGTCGAAATCTTCTTGGCAGGTTTGCCAAAGCAGGCGGGTCAATATTGGAGATCGATCCCGACAGAAAAGTTGAGCCGCGCGCTAATGGCGCTCATCATACACTGGCGTACATTCACCATCACTCAAACTATAACCTTGCTTCCCAAGGGTATCTTGACTTGCTTGAGATGGCAGTAGCAAAAGCAACACAGTGCCTGGAGCGCGATGGCTTCTGCGTTGTAGAAACACGCGATTTCCGCAAAGATGGCGTGCTTATACCGATGGGTCTTTTGGCATTCGAACGCCTACAAAAATCGGGGTTGGAACTTCGAGAAATTGTTATTGCTACTTCAGAAGAGAATCGGCCTTTCGAACCGCCCTCAGAAGGATATCTCGGCATAGCACACAAGTATTTGCTCATTTATCGCAAGCCCTGA